A region from the Azospirillum thiophilum genome encodes:
- a CDS encoding glycerate kinase type-2 family protein has product MGYIKNRELLLSAGEVELRRLALDIAEAGIAAADPGVAVHRHLRLDGNRGGSRDDNRDDGRLIVGDRVFDLSGGRRIFVIGAGKATFPIAKALDDILGPRIHKGLVTCKYGQGGTLAHIALRLADHPIPDGSSLDAATETAKLLREVRPGDIVLACFTGGSSSLFVSPVPGVPLADKAAAGRILLTCGANIIEINAVRKHLSTVKGGRLVRSLPAGVTLVNLTVSDVIGDRLDYITDPSVPDTSSFADAQATLDKYGLWDRLPASVAAHLRAAPAAAATVDAGGLAHLDRMDLLLVHNDAACTGAAAAVRALGLTPLLLSTVFEGESSTLGRTMVAVAKQIQADGNPVPAPCVLIGGGETTVTIAGNAGEGGPNQEFAVGAAVELDGMRGVVAIGLDTDGTDGPTGYAGGLADGRTVSIARSAGHDLHRALRLHDVTPALRDSGHILSTGATGTNVNDLKLVVVVPSA; this is encoded by the coding sequence ATGGGCTACATCAAGAACCGGGAGCTCCTGCTTTCAGCCGGCGAAGTCGAACTCCGTCGCCTGGCGCTCGACATCGCCGAGGCCGGCATCGCTGCCGCCGATCCGGGGGTCGCCGTTCACCGGCACCTCCGCCTTGACGGCAATCGGGGCGGCAGCCGGGACGACAATCGGGACGATGGCCGGCTGATCGTCGGCGACCGCGTGTTCGATCTGTCGGGCGGGCGCCGCATCTTCGTGATCGGCGCCGGCAAGGCGACGTTTCCGATCGCCAAGGCGCTCGACGACATCCTGGGGCCCCGCATCCACAAGGGGCTGGTGACCTGCAAATACGGGCAGGGCGGCACCCTGGCCCACATCGCGTTGCGGCTGGCCGACCATCCCATCCCGGACGGATCGTCGCTGGACGCGGCGACGGAAACGGCAAAGCTGCTGCGCGAGGTGCGGCCGGGCGACATCGTGCTCGCCTGCTTCACCGGCGGCTCCTCGTCCCTGTTCGTCTCCCCGGTTCCCGGCGTCCCGCTGGCGGACAAGGCGGCGGCCGGCCGCATCCTGCTGACCTGCGGCGCCAACATCATCGAGATCAACGCCGTCCGCAAACATCTCAGCACCGTCAAGGGCGGCCGCCTGGTCCGCTCGCTGCCGGCCGGCGTGACGCTGGTCAACCTGACGGTCTCCGACGTGATCGGCGACCGGCTCGACTACATCACCGACCCGTCGGTTCCCGACACGTCGAGCTTCGCCGATGCCCAGGCGACCCTCGACAAGTATGGGCTGTGGGATCGTCTGCCCGCATCGGTCGCCGCGCATCTCCGCGCCGCGCCTGCGGCGGCGGCGACCGTGGACGCCGGGGGGCTGGCCCATCTCGACCGCATGGATCTCCTGCTCGTCCACAATGACGCCGCCTGCACCGGTGCCGCAGCCGCGGTGCGGGCGCTCGGCCTGACCCCGCTGCTGCTGTCCACCGTGTTCGAGGGCGAAAGCAGCACGCTGGGCCGGACCATGGTCGCGGTCGCCAAGCAGATTCAGGCCGACGGCAATCCGGTCCCGGCTCCGTGCGTTTTGATCGGCGGTGGAGAAACCACCGTGACCATCGCCGGCAATGCCGGGGAAGGCGGGCCGAACCAGGAGTTCGCCGTCGGTGCCGCGGTCGAGCTGGACGGCATGCGCGGTGTCGTCGCCATCGGCCTCGACACCGACGGCACCGACGGGCCGACCGGCTATGCCGGCGGCCTGGCGGACGGCCGGACCGTTTCCATCGCCCGCTCCGCCGGCCACGACCTTCACCGCGCACTGCGTCTGCACGACGTGACGCCCGCGCTGCGGGACTCCGGTCACATCCTGTCGACCGGCGCCACCGGCACCAACGTCAACGATCTCAAGCTCGTCGTGGTCGTCCCATCCGCGTGA